In Candidatus Alcyoniella australis, a genomic segment contains:
- the ugpC gene encoding sn-glycerol-3-phosphate ABC transporter ATP-binding protein UgpC, with the protein MAQVRIDRVSKSFGSNEVVRELSLDVRDQEFLVLVGPSGCGKSTLLRMVAGLEQLSAGAISIGEREVNDLPPKDRDIAMVFQNYALYPHMDVRRNMGFGLKMRGYPKGEVEQRVLEAARILEIEPLLGRKPSQLSGGQRQRVAMGRAIVRKPAAFLFDEPLSNLDAKLRVQMRLEIKRLHRTLGTTIIYVTHDQIEAMTLADRVAVMHRGVLQQVAPPLEIYHQPANLFVAGFIGSPPINLIAGAISRSDQGSLLRAEGLEIVLPDNGRLAALGQERRVVLGIRPEHLRIAPRPDRPAAVFSGVVEVVEPLGSEVVLYLRVGPLLLAATTDPDRAAAPGDTLTLHAEVDALKVFDAQTEINLLDKGESSK; encoded by the coding sequence GTGGCTCAGGTCCGCATCGACCGCGTGTCCAAAAGCTTCGGCTCCAACGAGGTGGTGCGCGAGCTGTCGCTGGACGTGCGCGACCAGGAGTTCCTGGTGCTGGTCGGCCCCTCGGGTTGCGGCAAGTCGACGCTGTTGCGAATGGTCGCCGGGCTCGAGCAGCTCAGCGCGGGCGCGATCAGCATCGGCGAACGCGAGGTAAACGACCTGCCGCCCAAGGATCGCGACATCGCGATGGTCTTTCAAAATTACGCGCTCTATCCGCACATGGATGTGCGCCGCAATATGGGCTTCGGCCTGAAGATGCGCGGCTATCCCAAGGGCGAGGTCGAGCAGCGCGTGCTCGAGGCCGCACGGATTCTCGAGATCGAGCCGCTGTTGGGACGCAAGCCCTCGCAGCTCAGCGGCGGGCAACGCCAGCGCGTGGCCATGGGCCGGGCGATCGTACGTAAGCCCGCGGCGTTCCTGTTCGACGAGCCGCTTTCCAACCTCGATGCCAAACTGCGCGTGCAGATGCGGCTCGAGATCAAACGCCTGCACCGCACGTTGGGCACCACGATCATCTACGTCACCCACGACCAGATTGAGGCCATGACCCTGGCGGACCGCGTGGCCGTGATGCACCGCGGTGTGCTGCAACAGGTCGCGCCGCCCCTTGAGATCTACCACCAACCGGCCAACCTGTTCGTGGCCGGGTTTATCGGCAGCCCGCCGATCAACCTGATCGCGGGCGCGATCAGCCGATCCGACCAAGGCAGCCTACTGCGCGCCGAGGGGCTCGAGATCGTCCTGCCCGACAACGGACGTCTGGCCGCCCTGGGCCAGGAGCGCCGCGTGGTGCTGGGCATTCGGCCCGAACATCTGCGGATCGCGCCGCGTCCGGATCGCCCCGCCGCGGTCTTTAGCGGAGTGGTGGAAGTGGTCGAGCCGCTGGGCTCCGAGGTGGTGCTCTATTTGCGGGTCGGCCCGCTGCTGCTCGCCGCGACAACCGATCCCGACCGCGCGGCAGCGCCCGGCGATACCCTGACCCTGCACGCCGAGGTCGACGCGCTCAAGGTCTTTGACGCGCAAACCGAAATCAACCTTCTCGACAAAGGGGAGAGTTCAAAATGA